One Methanobacterium formicicum DSM 3637 genomic window, CCATTAATGTATGGATGGAGCTGTACTGACTGTGATGCACAGGCAGTTGGAATTAAACTCGCCGAAGAAGCTAAAGCATGTATAGACAATACTGCTTCTGTTTGTCACGGACCTTCTGTTCTGGGACTTCAGGATTCAGGATACCCCATATGTACTATGGGTGAAGTAAAAAACCGTGCAGATGTAGTTGTCTACTGGGGATGTAACCCAATGCACGCACACCCAAGACATCTTTCAAGAAATGTATTCGCACGCGGGTTTTTCAGAGAAAGAGGCCGGTCTGATAGGACATTAATAGTTGTCGACCCTCGAAAATCAGATTCATCCAAACTAGCGGACATTCACCTGCAACTGGAGTATGACCATGATTATGAACTATTGGATGCCATCAGAAGTGTGGTAAACGGTAAGGACATTCTCTATGATGAGGTTGCAGGAGTACCTCGAGAACTTATCTATGAAACTGCAGAAGTTCTTAAAAATGCACAGTTTGGTATACTCTTCTTTGGAATGGGAATAACCCACAGTCGTGGAAAACACAGGAACATCGACACTGCCATCTGTCTTACGACTGATCTAAACGATGCATCCAAGTGGAATCTCATACCAATGAGAGGTCACTACAATGTTACTGGCTTCAACCAGGTATGTACATGGGAAGTTGGATATCCATACTGTGTTGATTTTGCAACCGGAATTCCAAGGTACAACCCTGGTGAATCAGGTTCAAACGACCTTCTCCAAAATAAAGAGACTGATGGAATGCTGGTAATAGCATCCGACCCTGGTGGAAACTTCCCACAGAAGGCACTTGAGAGAATGGCTGAGATCCCTATTGTGGCAATAGAACCGCACCGTACACCAACCACAGAGATGTCTGATGTAATCATTCCACCAGCAATTGTGGGTATGCAAGCAGAAGGTACTGCCTATAGGATGGAAGGAGTTCCAATCCGGATGAGAAAAGTTGTGGAGTCCGACCTGCTTCCAGATAGGGAGATTCTGGAAAGAATCCTTGAAAAAGTCAAAGAGATCAACGCATCTAAATAATAAGCCGGAATGGCTTTTTATTTTTATTTCTTTTTTTTTAATTGGTTGCTTGTTCTATTGATACATTTTCCCTGATTTTTCAATAAATGGTTTTTAAGTAGTTCTTTTTAATCCAACAAATGTTTCATAGTAAGGAGCCCCATTACCATGGTCGCTCACAAGATCAGGAGTCAAAATATTCACACATTTATTATATTTTCTCCATCCACCCCTATGGGTGAGAACGTAATCCGGTCTAATCTCATTATTTTCCTTAACTTTAACCAAAAGTTTTCCCTGAATTGATTCGAGCCAGACTTCTTCACCATCTTCAATACCTTTTTCTTTAAGAACTTCTGGATGGACTTGTACCTCAAGAACACTTTTTCCATGTTCATTATCCGGTATTTCTGAACCTATCCATCCTTGAGGGCTAACTGATAGTAATCTAAGGCTAAAACCCATATTTGTGTTGAAATTTTTATTTAAAATTTCATCTGTAATTTTGAGATGAAGTTCAGTTGGAAACTCAAATTTCCCTGATTTAGTTTCAAATTTCCCATCAGAAAAGGGGGTTATTGGGGCAGATGGAAGCCGGTAAGGTTTTCTTTGAATGTCTTCCAGTGATATTCCCTCACGGATTATGGGTTCTGCTAGTTTACCCAACCATTCACGAGGGGTTCCTGCCATTTTTTCTCCAAATCCAAGCTTCACTGCTAATTCCTGGAATATCTGTAATTCGGATCTGGCCTCACCACAGGGAGGGGTAACGGGGTTGAGGGGGGATATCCAGTTATGACCATAGCTTCCAACCAGATCTTCCTCTTCCAAAAAGCAGGTTGCTGGTAAAAATAGGTTAGCCACATCAGCAGTATCATTTAAGAAATGATCGACCATTATAACATCATCAACACTTTGAAATGCCTTTTTCACTTTGTGGGTGTTGGCAAGCATTGCTAAAGGATTTCCTGCTGTGATAAAAATGAGTTTAATAGGTGGGTCCTGTGTCCTGATCAGTTCTTCACCAACAATGGGTATGTTCAGTTTCCTCTGGTTGGGTGCAATATCATCAAGGGCATGCTCATGGTTGAAGTAGCCATATTCATCAAAACCATGACTGACACCACCACCACTTTTTCCTATGTTCCCTGTAATGGCAGCCAGTGCATCAATAAGGCGGAAAGTCAAATGACTCTTCACGTAACGTTGCAAACCCCAACCTAATATGATGCTACTGGGATGACCATTTGCATACAACATTGCCAGTTTATAAAGGTCGTTCAGGGGGACATCGGTTATTCTGGAAAGTTCATTCAGGCTGTAATCATTCAGTAAATCATGGTAATCCTGAAAGTATTCTGTATTTTTGTGTATGAATTCTTCAGCAATGATTTTCTCTTTTAATATTATCTTAGCAATTGCTATGGCTAAAAAACTGTCGGAGCCCGGAACTGGCTGCAGGTACATATCTGCACTATGACTGGTTTTGGTGTTCACCGGATCAATTACTACTAATTTAGCCCCTTTTCGGTGTGCTTGTTTAATGATCTTCCACAGATGAATATCGGTGACTGCAGGATTTCGACCCCAAACCAATATAACTTTGCTGTTAAGATGATCAATGGGGTCATGGGATAGACGAACTCCCATGTCCATTTCCTGACCTGCCTGTCCTGTTCCTCCGCATATTGATCCGTAAAGGGTGGAAACTCCGCCTAATAGATTAAAAAAACGACGATTAATAAGTCTAAGTGCGGTTCTAGCTCCATAGCCTTGGTAATAAAGAATAGACTGGCTTCCGTAGTTTTCACAAGCATTCTTTATTTTAGTGGTGGTCATATCCAGGGCTTCATCCCAGCTAATCTGCACCCATTTACCATCTTCCTTTTTTAAGGGATGTAAAATTCTCCTATCGTTGTAAAGTCGTTCTTTTAAATAGTTTTTTGCGTTCCTGCAGATGAAACCACTGGTTATGTCATGTTCAGGATTTCCGTGCAATTTAACTATTTTTTCATTTTCTACTTGGGCTATTATGCTGCATGTTCCGGGGCAGTCAGCTGTACATGCTGTTAAAATTTCCCTCATAAAAATTCTCCGATATGTCTGTAATATTCAAATATATCTTTAATATGGAATATTAAGCTTAAAAGTGGGATAAAGTATTGATGAGCTGTGAGTTAATAGACTCTACTCATTTAATAGACTCTACTCATTTAATAGACTCTACTCATTTAATAGACTCTACTTATTTTAGTATTTTATTAATTTTCAATCAAAACCCCTCTAAAAAGAAATATTTATCAAAAAATAAAGAAATTCCTCCCTTTGGAGGAATCTAATTTTCTTATTTTTTATTTAGTTTTATTCTGTTATATTTATGGCTGAGCTGGGACATAGATCCTGGCACATTTCGCATAAATTACAGTCTTCCCCTGATTTGGTGATTATTTTATTATTTTCCAGTTGAAAAATTGACATGGGGCAGGAATCTACACATTCTGCACAGTCACTGGCATCACATTTATCATGATCAATCTTTATTATGGGCATCTTCTCCCTCCAATTGCTTATTTGATTTTATTTCCTGGATAACTGAAGTAAGATAACCGGTTATTGCATTGGTTATGGTCTCTTTTTTCGATTCTACTACTTCAATTCCAAATTCCTGTAATTTTTGACGGGGTTCATCACCTATTCTTCGGCAAAATACTACCCGACAATCTTTCAAAATTTCTAAACCTCTTTTCCAACGATATTCATGATCA contains:
- a CDS encoding NifB/NifX family molybdenum-iron cluster-binding protein, which codes for MKIAVASSDGETVDQHFGQASHYLIFQMGKGGLEFLELREKSKKPIYDHEYRWKRGLEILKDCRVVFCRRIGDEPRQKLQEFGIEVVESKKETITNAITGYLTSVIQEIKSNKQLEGEDAHNKD
- a CDS encoding 4Fe-4S dicluster domain-containing protein, whose protein sequence is MPIIKIDHDKCDASDCAECVDSCPMSIFQLENNKIITKSGEDCNLCEMCQDLCPSSAINITE
- a CDS encoding formylmethanofuran dehydrogenase subunit B, with protein sequence MELVKNVVCPFCGTLCDDIICKVEDNEIVGTMNACIIGHSKFVHTEGAERYTKPLVRKNGEFVEVTMDEAIDKAAHILADSKRPLMYGWSCTDCDAQAVGIKLAEEAKACIDNTASVCHGPSVLGLQDSGYPICTMGEVKNRADVVVYWGCNPMHAHPRHLSRNVFARGFFRERGRSDRTLIVVDPRKSDSSKLADIHLQLEYDHDYELLDAIRSVVNGKDILYDEVAGVPRELIYETAEVLKNAQFGILFFGMGITHSRGKHRNIDTAICLTTDLNDASKWNLIPMRGHYNVTGFNQVCTWEVGYPYCVDFATGIPRYNPGESGSNDLLQNKETDGMLVIASDPGGNFPQKALERMAEIPIVAIEPHRTPTTEMSDVIIPPAIVGMQAEGTAYRMEGVPIRMRKVVESDLLPDREILERILEKVKEINASK
- a CDS encoding molybdopterin-dependent oxidoreductase, whose protein sequence is MREILTACTADCPGTCSIIAQVENEKIVKLHGNPEHDITSGFICRNAKNYLKERLYNDRRILHPLKKEDGKWVQISWDEALDMTTTKIKNACENYGSQSILYYQGYGARTALRLINRRFFNLLGGVSTLYGSICGGTGQAGQEMDMGVRLSHDPIDHLNSKVILVWGRNPAVTDIHLWKIIKQAHRKGAKLVVIDPVNTKTSHSADMYLQPVPGSDSFLAIAIAKIILKEKIIAEEFIHKNTEYFQDYHDLLNDYSLNELSRITDVPLNDLYKLAMLYANGHPSSIILGWGLQRYVKSHLTFRLIDALAAITGNIGKSGGGVSHGFDEYGYFNHEHALDDIAPNQRKLNIPIVGEELIRTQDPPIKLIFITAGNPLAMLANTHKVKKAFQSVDDVIMVDHFLNDTADVANLFLPATCFLEEEDLVGSYGHNWISPLNPVTPPCGEARSELQIFQELAVKLGFGEKMAGTPREWLGKLAEPIIREGISLEDIQRKPYRLPSAPITPFSDGKFETKSGKFEFPTELHLKITDEILNKNFNTNMGFSLRLLSVSPQGWIGSEIPDNEHGKSVLEVQVHPEVLKEKGIEDGEEVWLESIQGKLLVKVKENNEIRPDYVLTHRGGWRKYNKCVNILTPDLVSDHGNGAPYYETFVGLKRTT